Proteins from one Bradyrhizobium amphicarpaeae genomic window:
- a CDS encoding organic hydroperoxide resistance protein, producing MTQAAKTLYTAMTHTSGGRHDGISRSSDGRLDVRLSPPGGAGIGTNPEQLFAAGWSACFEGAMEVAARKRKIVLPRKSAIDAEIDLLLDEGTFSLRARLNVSLPGLDPEVARGIIDDAHQTCPYSVAVRGNIDVTVALI from the coding sequence ATGACACAAGCGGCGAAAACACTCTACACGGCCATGACCCACACCAGCGGCGGGCGACACGACGGCATATCACGCAGCTCCGATGGCCGCCTCGACGTCAGGCTGTCGCCGCCGGGTGGCGCAGGCATCGGCACCAATCCCGAGCAATTGTTCGCGGCCGGCTGGTCGGCCTGCTTCGAAGGCGCGATGGAGGTTGCCGCGCGCAAGCGGAAAATCGTGCTTCCGAGAAAAAGCGCGATCGATGCGGAAATCGATCTTCTCCTCGATGAGGGCACCTTCTCTCTAAGGGCGCGCCTCAATGTCAGCCTGCCGGGGCTCGATCCCGAGGTCGCGCGCGGGATCATCGATGATGCCCACCAGACCTGTCCTTACTCCGTCGCCGTGCGCGGCAATATCGACGTCACGGTTGCACTGATCTGA
- a CDS encoding alpha/beta fold hydrolase — MKQIIDRNRRKFFGVAAGTVTVGLGIVDFARAETEAPGPSVSNASFGTIKQIDAGVLNVGYAEAGPSIGPVAILLHGWPYDIHAFVDVAPILAKAGYRVIIPYLRGYGSTHFLSGETLRNGEPAAMAADIIALMDKLDIKKAVVAGFDWGARTADIIAALWPERCRALVSVSGYLISSQAAGNAPLPPSAELQWWYQFYFATERGRAGYEKYTHDFAKLIWKLASPQWKFDDATFARSAASLDNKDHVAITIHNYRWRLGLAKGEAKYEELEKKLAAVPVINVPTITMEGDANGAPHPDPSAYAKKFSGRYEFRLITGGIGHNLPQEAPQAFAKAVIDADGA, encoded by the coding sequence ATGAAGCAAATCATCGATCGGAACCGCCGCAAATTCTTTGGCGTCGCCGCAGGAACCGTCACTGTCGGTCTCGGCATCGTCGACTTCGCCCGCGCCGAGACGGAAGCGCCGGGCCCTTCGGTATCGAATGCGTCGTTCGGAACGATCAAGCAGATCGACGCCGGCGTTCTCAATGTCGGCTATGCCGAGGCCGGCCCGTCCATCGGTCCCGTCGCGATCCTGCTGCATGGCTGGCCCTACGACATTCACGCCTTCGTCGATGTTGCGCCGATCCTCGCCAAGGCCGGCTATCGCGTCATCATTCCTTATCTGCGCGGTTACGGATCGACGCATTTCCTCTCCGGCGAGACGCTGCGCAATGGCGAGCCCGCCGCCATGGCGGCGGACATCATCGCGCTGATGGACAAGCTCGACATCAAGAAGGCGGTCGTCGCCGGCTTCGACTGGGGCGCGCGCACCGCCGACATCATCGCCGCGCTGTGGCCGGAGCGCTGCCGCGCGCTGGTGTCAGTCAGCGGCTATCTGATCTCCAGCCAGGCCGCCGGCAACGCGCCGCTGCCGCCATCGGCCGAGCTGCAATGGTGGTATCAGTTCTATTTCGCGACTGAGCGTGGCCGGGCCGGATACGAGAAGTACACGCACGATTTCGCAAAACTGATCTGGAAGCTCGCTTCCCCGCAATGGAAGTTCGACGACGCCACCTTCGCCCGGAGCGCGGCGTCGCTCGACAACAAGGATCATGTCGCGATCACGATCCACAATTACCGCTGGCGGCTGGGGCTCGCCAAGGGTGAAGCGAAATACGAGGAGCTTGAAAAGAAACTCGCGGCAGTTCCAGTCATCAACGTCCCGACGATCACGATGGAAGGCGACGCCAACGGTGCACCGCACCCCGACCCCAGCGCCTATGCCAAGAAATTTTCCGGCCGATACGAATTTCGGCTGATCACCGGCGGTATCGGCCACAATCTGCCGCAGGAGGCGCCGCAGGCCTTTGCCAAGGCTGTCATCGACGCCGACGGCGCTTGA
- a CDS encoding cytochrome P460 family protein — protein MTSTETEEKRSSFPTVIVLAAIVIVVLLTCVPYLVTVALAEEAAERATTDASPIFGVTLPPGYKQWELIAPAEEAAPLDELRAVVGNQTAIDAYQAGKLPFPDGTILVKRAWKRKQSSDFASATVPGAATTVQVMVKDSQKYAATGGWGFGRFINGKPVDEAQHRTCFACHEARVKNRDYVFTRLAP, from the coding sequence ATGACGTCGACTGAAACTGAAGAGAAGAGATCGTCGTTCCCGACGGTGATCGTGCTCGCTGCGATTGTGATCGTGGTTCTCCTGACATGCGTGCCCTATCTCGTTACGGTCGCGCTTGCGGAGGAGGCGGCGGAACGTGCTACGACCGACGCGTCGCCGATCTTCGGTGTCACGCTTCCGCCCGGCTACAAGCAGTGGGAGTTGATCGCGCCGGCAGAGGAGGCCGCCCCGCTCGACGAGCTTCGCGCTGTCGTCGGCAACCAGACCGCAATCGACGCCTATCAGGCCGGAAAGCTGCCGTTCCCCGACGGCACCATCCTGGTCAAGCGCGCTTGGAAGCGGAAGCAATCGTCTGATTTCGCATCCGCGACGGTTCCTGGCGCCGCGACCACCGTGCAGGTGATGGTCAAGGATTCCCAAAAATATGCCGCGACCGGCGGCTGGGGTTTCGGCCGTTTCATCAACGGCAAGCCGGTCGACGAGGCCCAGCACCGTACCTGCTTCGCCTGCCACGAAGCGCGGGTCAAGAACCGGGATTACGTCTTCACGCGGCTGGCGCCGTGA
- a CDS encoding SDR family NAD(P)-dependent oxidoreductase, with product MSKTWFISGSSRGLGRALTEAALAAGNRVVASARDTVPLEPLLERFGERLRLAKLDVTDDAAAQAAIGLAVEAYGDIDVVVNNAGYGELGSVEDTTLASFRQQIEVNLIGTIIVTKAAIPVLRRQRRGHIVQVSSVGGRIGAPARAAYSAAKWGIEGFSESLAREMALIGVHVTIVEPGGFRTGFAQTAHATGEGRTEYDAVVGAAVRMQRDYDGRQPGDPAKAAAVLLEIVEMDRPPLRIALGSDAVNAISTTDRKRLEELESWRTLSVSTDY from the coding sequence ATGTCGAAGACCTGGTTCATCAGCGGCAGCTCGCGCGGACTTGGCCGCGCGCTCACGGAAGCTGCGCTCGCGGCGGGAAATCGTGTCGTCGCTTCCGCGCGCGACACGGTTCCGCTCGAACCCTTGCTTGAACGTTTCGGGGAGCGATTGCGGCTGGCAAAGCTCGACGTGACCGATGATGCCGCCGCGCAGGCCGCGATCGGTCTCGCCGTGGAGGCATATGGCGACATCGATGTCGTCGTGAATAACGCCGGCTACGGCGAGCTCGGGTCGGTCGAGGACACCACCCTGGCGTCTTTCCGGCAGCAGATCGAGGTCAACCTGATCGGCACCATCATCGTCACCAAGGCGGCGATCCCCGTGCTGCGTCGTCAGCGCCGCGGCCATATCGTGCAGGTCTCGTCCGTCGGCGGACGGATCGGTGCTCCCGCCCGCGCCGCCTATTCCGCGGCGAAATGGGGCATCGAAGGCTTCTCGGAGTCGCTGGCGCGCGAGATGGCGCTGATTGGCGTCCACGTGACGATTGTCGAGCCCGGCGGTTTCAGGACCGGCTTCGCACAGACCGCGCACGCGACCGGAGAGGGGCGTACCGAGTATGATGCCGTCGTCGGCGCGGCCGTCAGGATGCAGCGAGACTACGACGGCCGCCAGCCCGGCGACCCCGCGAAGGCGGCAGCAGTTCTCCTGGAGATCGTCGAGATGGATCGACCACCCTTGCGCATCGCGCTCGGCAGCGATGCCGTCAACGCCATCTCCACGACTGACCGGAAACGTCTCGAAGAGCTCGAGAGCTGGCGCACACTCAGCGTGTCGACGGATTACTGA